The Candidatus Sulfotelmatobacter sp. region TCATCGGGACGCCCGACCTGGCTGGTGCATTGGGGGACTTCCGGAAAGGAGCAGAGGACGATGCGAGCCTGATTGGCGACGCGGATGCCTTCGTCCGGCCCGGTGCTGGGTGCGAGCGTGCCTCGGACCCAAAGCGCACCCTCGTCGAGATGGGGCAGGAATTCGGAGCCGATCGCGCCGCTAAAGGCAAGATAGCTTGCCGCCGCGACAGCTAAGAGGCAACCACCGACTGTAACTGCGCGATGGCGAATTGCCCATCGCACGGCTACGCGATAGCGCCCGGTCAGGAAATGCATGACCGGGTTGTGCCACTCTTTCGCTCCCTTGGCAAAAGCGAAACTGGCCAGTACAGGCGCGATCAGGATGGAAAACAGCAAAGCGCCGGCCAGGGCGAAGGCGACGGTCCATGCCATGGGACGGAACAGGCGGCCTTCCACGCGTTGCAGGGTGAAAATTGGCAGGTATGCCGTGATGATGATCGCGATGGCGTAGAACACCGGGCGCTGGACTTCATGCGAGGCTTCGCCAATCCGCTCGGTAGGAGTTTGCGTTCCATTGGTGAGACCCATGTGGCGGACAATGTTTTCGATCATCACCACTGCGCCATCCACCACCATGCCAAAGTCCAGGGCCCCGAGAGACAGCAGGTTCGCGGGGATGCCTTTCAAGTCGAGGCAGATGGATGCGAAGAGCAAAGAAAACGGAATCGTGGCCGCAACGATCAGGCCTCCGCGGACGTTGCCCAGGAAGATGAAAAGAATGATCGATACCAGGATCATTCCTTCCGTCAGATTGTGCAAAACCGTGTGGCTGGTGAAGTGGACAAGATCGCTGCGATCGATGAAGGGAACGATCTTTACTCCCGGCGGCAGGATGTGATCGTTCATCTCCTGGATTTTTTCGTGGAGGGCTTTCAGCGCCGGGTCGGCGGGAGCGCCCTTGCGCAGTAGCACAATACCCGAGACCACGTCGTCATTGTCGATGATTCTTCCATCTTCGCGATGAAGGGCGCGGGCAAACTGGCCCAGCCTGATTTTCGGACCTTGCGAAACTACCCCAATGTTTCGCATACGAAGAGGCGTGCCGTTCTTCGTGAAGATCACGGTCTCTTCAATGTCGTGGGTATTGCCAACCAGTCCGACCTCGCGCACGTTGATCTGCTGCAAGCCCGCCTGAATGAAGCTGCCGCCAGCATTGGCATTGTTGTTGGCGAGTTGCTGCTCGACCTGGGCCAGACTCAGCCCGTAGGAAACCATCTGGTTGGGATCGATCCGCACCTGGTATTCCCGGGTGGGTCCGCCAAAACTGGCCACGTCCACAATGTCAGGCACAGACTTGAGATTTTTTTCAACGACCCAGTCTTCAATCGACTTCAGTTCCATCGCGTCATACTTGGGATTGGTGCTGTGCAGGGTGAAGAAGTAGATTTGACCGACCGGACTCCAGTCGGTGCCCATCTGCGGCGACACTCCAGGCGGCAACGTGACCTGGCTCAGGCGCTCCAGCACGCGTTCGCGGTTCCAGGCGTTGTCGGTTCCATCTTCGAACACCAGTTTCAGGTCGGACAAGCCGAATAGCGAGAAGGAACGCAGATGGACCACGCCCGGGATGCCGTTCATTACCGTCTCAAGCGGGATGGTGACCTGCTGTTCGATCTGCTCAGCGGAAATCCCCGGCCACTGGGTGATGACTTCCACGTAGTTGTCGGCCACGTCAGGATAGGCCTCAATGGGCAGGTTGTGGAACGAAATGATGCCCCAGGCGAAGA contains the following coding sequences:
- a CDS encoding CusA/CzcA family heavy metal efflux RND transporter, producing MIRRVVDFALSNRLLVLGLALVLFAWGIISFHNLPIEAYPDVADNYVEVITQWPGISAEQIEQQVTIPLETVMNGIPGVVHLRSFSLFGLSDLKLVFEDGTDNAWNRERVLERLSQVTLPPGVSPQMGTDWSPVGQIYFFTLHSTNPKYDAMELKSIEDWVVEKNLKSVPDIVDVASFGGPTREYQVRIDPNQMVSYGLSLAQVEQQLANNNANAGGSFIQAGLQQINVREVGLVGNTHDIEETVIFTKNGTPLRMRNIGVVSQGPKIRLGQFARALHREDGRIIDNDDVVSGIVLLRKGAPADPALKALHEKIQEMNDHILPPGVKIVPFIDRSDLVHFTSHTVLHNLTEGMILVSIILFIFLGNVRGGLIVAATIPFSLLFASICLDLKGIPANLLSLGALDFGMVVDGAVVMIENIVRHMGLTNGTQTPTERIGEASHEVQRPVFYAIAIIITAYLPIFTLQRVEGRLFRPMAWTVAFALAGALLFSILIAPVLASFAFAKGAKEWHNPVMHFLTGRYRVAVRWAIRHRAVTVGGCLLAVAAASYLAFSGAIGSEFLPHLDEGALWVRGTLAPSTGPDEGIRVANQARIVLCSFPEVPQCTSQVGRPDDGTDTTGFFNTEFFVDLKPKEEWRPIFHEDKDELIAAMQRELDKIPGALWGFSQPIEDNMEEAVSGVKGELATKVYGQDLRTLEAKADEIVGIMRQIRGIEDLGVFRVLGQPNLNVAVDRNAAARHQINVADVQDAIQTAVGGNALTQVLQDEARYDLVLRYLPQYRDTKEGIEKIRLLSSTGERVSLAQLCNIQVQDGGSEIYREGNERYIAIKYSVRGRDLGSAVEEAIEKVTHQVKLPIGYHLKWEGEYASQKRANARLLIVLPITILIIFIILYTMFKSFKWAMLIMANIAIAPVGGLLALLFTGTNFSVSSGVGFLALFGVSVQTGVIMLEYINQLRVKRYTIEDAAVEGAVLRLRPIMMTMLVATLGLLPAAMSHAIGSDSQRPFAIVIVGGLMAALIMSIFLLPTLYVWIAGERDVLPANSTFAEGEHVD